From Thalassotalea euphylliae, the proteins below share one genomic window:
- a CDS encoding PAS domain S-box protein: MVTRIINTLVKSATYLSWLVATSALASSLAPASRLSAEKINLTTQYVQIIEENQQPKPPTMVATSTIAFADNSVAADTGANGTMRELSSQNEKSNANLTLLWGLALLSALCVLAIVFLIYANRRTRQSLIKANAALEQQVHIRSQALVDKERNFHGLFQSSRVALMVTAKDTLLDCNKAALDLYGINDKAEFSTLFPFGVSPEFQPDGARSTDVVRANLARARETGFSTFEWEHLRFGNQSFYCEVNLQPVAWQNQEAMLCTVRDITAKKLADRLNRKNDIRLKVAAEAAELADWEWTPSLQRLSGSEMLSRIIGIQPGRINLSRALYPLVYRKDLVNALRKLKAFKTSDEIFCKFEVRLKHPNGDGYRWIATTLRKAASMTYQLIGVSQDITRFKHAEHLAQESEKRLNIVLNGANAGMWTWDGENNTYSTNETWNHVLGYEASTLNLSFGESVDKWMSLIHKSDRKRVEHLFNNYVAGRAKGFCLECQMKTKQGDWRWFIVRGSALARDKRNRASRISGLVIDITATKKLQLQLESSSSIAEQVAKEREIIINTIPGIVFTCRLDEDRTMLFMSDMTEPILQLPPTDFLSGDVSYASLIHPDDRLLVNQTIYDAAAKHQTYQVEYRVTRKDGEQLWVYESGQASYDRQGNLVVLHGTIIDINARKESEQLFHALIESAPECMMVINQANEIVIANALAEKLFGYQKQELLGQSIEMLIPQEYRAGHKAHVAGYMAAPTVRKMGFGMAFNAIHAKGFEFPAEISLSPLNSGEDLLVCAAIRDISQRKLEEQQMLSAKEAAEQATRAKSDFLANMSHEIRTPMNAIIGMSHLALQQPLPTKAQNYIQKVELSAQSLLGIINDILDFSKIEAGKLDIESIDFSLHEVIDHFSATFGLKAAQKNIELLVDLTPDTPTNLVGDPLRLKQILLNLGSNAIKFTDSGEIKLSIKANFNKQIENHAENHSKKHNEQANTTYTELEFTVSDTGIGMSQPQQAGLFQAFSQADSSTTRKYGGTGLGLTITKNLVELMGGNISVTSAQGDGTSFNFTCNLKLSEKNIDKKIVVPAHLAHLNALIVDDNESAQVIFADMLRHFGYQAQAAASGQEALALLTAPNAHFDILFVDWIMPSMDGFAFLQALTQQLAPDNIPKVVMMTAYDIQEMAEQAQQKAILYNAALSKPANPSHLYESILAAFSNHPTVADEQPTNQRRSWPQLAGKRILLVEDNEFNQELAADLLSSEHIDVAIAENGEVALAMLEPDKYDAILMDCQMPVMDGYTATTLIRQNSAYDQLPIIAMTANVMQRDIERTQAVGMNEHIGKPIDVNSLFSVLAKCLLPIEAWTMPPQEQEQEQEQATQTKQIGVALKKPREIQPAISGVDSKKGLKTVAGDIALYHKLLARFIEGNQDFLAKFEQADQETKIRLAHTLKGTSANIGATQVQQLAAQLEQDLGAAIKPKALSALAVKLNDAIALVSKAISQYLALLESTPPKDKSPSLPPFNEQELIEAVSEIITLMQEFDSEAVDKLSLLLERVEPDSEYHEPLKQANTYLSAYDFEAAVEVLTTKFGQLNG; this comes from the coding sequence ATGGTAACAAGAATAATTAATACGCTAGTTAAAAGCGCCACTTACCTATCATGGTTAGTGGCAACGTCAGCACTCGCCTCATCATTAGCCCCCGCTTCCAGATTAAGTGCGGAAAAAATAAACCTCACCACTCAATATGTTCAGATTATTGAAGAAAATCAACAACCCAAACCACCCACAATGGTAGCGACGTCAACTATTGCTTTTGCAGACAACAGTGTTGCTGCTGACACTGGTGCTAACGGCACTATGCGAGAATTATCATCCCAAAATGAGAAAAGTAACGCTAATTTGACGCTGCTCTGGGGGCTTGCTTTATTGAGCGCCCTTTGCGTACTAGCGATTGTTTTTCTTATTTATGCTAATCGGCGCACACGGCAATCACTGATCAAAGCAAATGCTGCGTTAGAGCAACAGGTGCACATTCGCTCACAAGCATTAGTAGATAAGGAGCGAAACTTTCACGGTTTGTTCCAGTCTTCACGGGTCGCCTTAATGGTGACGGCCAAAGATACTTTGCTTGACTGCAACAAAGCGGCGCTCGACCTTTATGGCATTAACGACAAAGCTGAATTTAGCACATTGTTTCCGTTTGGTGTGTCACCTGAATTTCAGCCTGATGGCGCTCGCTCTACTGACGTAGTGCGCGCTAACCTTGCCCGCGCGCGCGAAACAGGCTTTAGCACGTTCGAGTGGGAGCATTTGCGCTTTGGTAATCAAAGCTTCTATTGCGAAGTCAACTTACAACCTGTCGCGTGGCAAAACCAAGAAGCCATGTTATGTACAGTTCGCGATATAACGGCCAAAAAGCTTGCTGATCGCCTTAATCGAAAAAACGACATTCGTCTTAAAGTGGCTGCTGAAGCCGCAGAATTAGCTGACTGGGAGTGGACTCCTTCGCTCCAAAGATTAAGCGGTTCAGAAATGCTGTCACGTATTATCGGTATCCAGCCTGGCCGTATTAATTTGTCGCGCGCACTTTACCCACTCGTTTACCGCAAAGATCTGGTCAATGCGCTACGCAAGTTAAAAGCATTTAAAACGAGTGACGAGATATTTTGCAAATTTGAAGTCCGTTTGAAACACCCGAACGGCGATGGTTACCGCTGGATTGCAACAACACTGCGCAAAGCGGCGTCTATGACTTATCAACTTATTGGTGTCAGCCAAGATATTACCCGCTTTAAACATGCTGAGCACTTAGCTCAAGAGAGTGAAAAGCGCCTGAATATTGTGCTCAATGGGGCCAATGCGGGTATGTGGACATGGGATGGGGAAAACAATACCTATTCAACGAATGAAACGTGGAACCATGTGTTGGGCTACGAGGCAAGTACGCTAAACCTCTCGTTTGGTGAAAGTGTTGATAAATGGATGAGCCTGATTCACAAAAGTGACCGCAAACGCGTCGAGCATCTATTTAACAATTATGTTGCTGGTAGAGCAAAAGGGTTTTGCCTTGAGTGCCAAATGAAAACCAAGCAAGGTGATTGGCGCTGGTTTATCGTGCGCGGCAGTGCCCTAGCGCGTGATAAACGCAATAGAGCATCTCGTATATCTGGCTTGGTGATAGATATTACTGCGACAAAAAAGCTACAGCTCCAGCTAGAATCTTCGTCTTCTATCGCCGAGCAAGTCGCGAAAGAGCGTGAAATCATTATCAATACCATACCTGGTATTGTCTTTACCTGTCGACTTGATGAAGACAGAACCATGTTGTTTATGAGCGACATGACCGAGCCAATACTGCAACTCCCTCCCACCGACTTTCTCTCCGGCGATGTCTCATACGCCAGTTTAATTCACCCAGATGATCGCCTGCTGGTCAACCAAACCATCTACGATGCCGCTGCTAAACACCAAACTTATCAAGTGGAATATCGGGTGACGCGCAAAGACGGTGAACAACTCTGGGTCTATGAAAGTGGGCAAGCATCGTATGACCGCCAAGGTAACCTTGTGGTATTGCACGGCACTATCATCGACATTAATGCGCGCAAAGAATCAGAGCAATTATTTCACGCCTTAATTGAGTCGGCACCAGAATGTATGATGGTGATTAATCAAGCGAATGAAATTGTCATTGCCAACGCCCTTGCAGAAAAGCTCTTCGGCTATCAAAAACAAGAATTATTGGGTCAATCCATTGAAATGCTTATTCCACAAGAATACCGAGCGGGTCACAAGGCACATGTTGCAGGCTACATGGCAGCCCCAACCGTGCGTAAAATGGGCTTTGGTATGGCGTTTAACGCAATTCACGCCAAGGGCTTCGAATTTCCTGCAGAAATCAGCCTAAGCCCGTTAAACTCCGGTGAAGACCTGCTGGTGTGTGCAGCCATTAGAGATATTTCTCAGCGCAAATTAGAAGAGCAACAAATGCTAAGTGCCAAAGAAGCGGCAGAGCAAGCAACACGCGCAAAATCAGATTTTCTCGCCAATATGTCACATGAAATTCGCACGCCAATGAACGCAATAATTGGTATGTCACACCTAGCACTGCAACAGCCGCTGCCAACTAAGGCACAAAACTATATTCAAAAAGTAGAGCTTAGTGCCCAATCACTGCTTGGTATCATTAACGATATTCTCGACTTTTCAAAAATTGAAGCGGGAAAATTAGATATCGAAAGCATTGATTTTAGTTTGCACGAAGTTATCGATCACTTTAGCGCAACGTTTGGCTTAAAAGCCGCGCAAAAGAACATCGAACTGCTGGTTGATTTAACACCTGACACGCCGACAAATTTGGTTGGCGACCCATTAAGGCTGAAACAAATTCTGCTCAATCTGGGCAGTAACGCGATTAAATTTACCGACAGTGGCGAAATTAAACTCAGTATCAAAGCCAACTTTAATAAGCAAATCGAAAATCATGCTGAAAACCACAGTAAAAAACACAACGAACAAGCTAACACTACCTATACCGAACTTGAGTTTACGGTATCCGACACAGGGATTGGTATGTCCCAGCCGCAACAGGCAGGCTTATTTCAAGCCTTTTCACAGGCCGACAGTTCAACCACGCGCAAATACGGTGGTACAGGTTTAGGGCTAACGATTACCAAAAACTTAGTTGAATTAATGGGTGGCAATATCAGCGTAACCAGTGCACAAGGCGATGGTACTAGCTTTAACTTCACCTGCAACCTCAAACTCAGTGAAAAAAACATCGACAAAAAAATTGTCGTGCCAGCTCACTTAGCCCATTTAAACGCCCTTATTGTTGATGATAACGAAAGTGCGCAGGTAATATTTGCCGACATGCTGCGCCACTTTGGTTATCAAGCTCAGGCCGCCGCTTCTGGGCAAGAAGCGCTGGCATTGCTAACAGCGCCCAACGCGCATTTTGATATTCTATTTGTTGATTGGATTATGCCGAGCATGGACGGCTTCGCCTTTCTTCAAGCCTTAACGCAACAACTCGCTCCCGACAATATCCCCAAAGTCGTGATGATGACCGCCTACGATATTCAAGAAATGGCTGAACAGGCACAGCAAAAAGCTATTTTGTATAATGCAGCGTTGAGTAAGCCGGCCAACCCCAGTCATTTATACGAAAGTATTTTAGCGGCATTTTCCAATCACCCCACCGTTGCCGACGAGCAACCAACCAATCAGCGCCGCAGTTGGCCACAGCTGGCCGGCAAACGTATTTTGTTAGTGGAAGACAACGAATTTAACCAGGAACTCGCCGCCGACTTACTATCAAGTGAACATATTGACGTAGCTATTGCCGAAAACGGTGAAGTCGCGCTAGCTATGCTCGAACCAGATAAATATGATGCCATATTAATGGACTGCCAAATGCCCGTGATGGATGGTTATACCGCCACTACCCTCATTCGCCAAAACAGCGCTTATGATCAGCTCCCCATTATCGCGATGACGGCAAATGTCATGCAGCGCGATATAGAGCGTACCCAAGCCGTAGGCATGAATGAGCACATCGGCAAACCCATCGATGTCAACTCTTTATTTAGTGTGCTCGCCAAGTGTTTATTGCCCATTGAGGCGTGGACTATGCCCCCACAAGAGCAAGAGCAAGAGCAAGAGCAAGCCACGCAAACTAAGCAAATAGGAGTAGCGTTAAAAAAACCGAGGGAAATTCAGCCTGCGATCAGTGGCGTTGACAGCAAGAAAGGATTAAAAACGGTCGCTGGTGATATCGCGCTTTACCACAAACTGTTAGCTCGATTTATTGAGGGAAACCAAGACTTTTTAGCTAAATTCGAGCAAGCTGACCAAGAGACTAAAATCAGGCTCGCCCACACATTAAAAGGCACTTCCGCCAATATTGGCGCAACACAAGTCCAGCAGTTAGCAGCGCAATTAGAGCAAGACTTAGGCGCAGCCATAAAGCCCAAGGCATTATCGGCACTTGCCGTTAAATTAAATGATGCTATCGCCCTAGTCAGCAAAGCCATTAGCCAATACTTGGCGTTGCTTGAGTCCACTCCCCCCAAAGACAAAAGCCCGTCGTTACCGCCTTTTAATGAGCAAGAACTCATTGAGGCAGTGTCGGAAATTATCACACTCATGCAAGAATTCGATAGCGAAGCCGTCGACAAGCTGTCGCTATTGCTTGAGCGAGTTGAACCCGATAGTGAATACCATGAGCCGTTAAAACAGGCAAATACGTATTTAAGCGCCTATGATTTTGAAGCGGCGGTTGAAGTGTTAACAACAAAATTTGGTCAACTCAATGGCTAA
- a CDS encoding SAM-dependent methyltransferase: MSGSLVCVGVGITLGAHISPISRSHIEQADKVYMLMSDGFVESWVASMNDNCESLQPYYDEGKSRHSTYQEMTDELVSAAQSGLKVVAAFYGHPGVFACVSHKAIAKLIELDIPAKMEAGISAEDCLYADLAIDPGKSGCIHYEASQFMLYKRAIDTAAHLILWQVGVAGDVSLSKYSTGEDYTQILVELLLTYYPADHEVILYEARTLPTSKMRIEKIDLNSLTSARLSMQTTLVIPPCTKLMPNNELREKLKKLDNPSFLTLVQ; this comes from the coding sequence ATGTCTGGAAGTTTAGTTTGCGTTGGCGTTGGTATTACTCTCGGCGCCCATATCAGTCCCATTAGTCGCAGCCATATCGAGCAAGCCGACAAAGTATATATGCTAATGTCTGATGGTTTTGTCGAAAGTTGGGTTGCGTCAATGAATGACAACTGTGAAAGCCTTCAACCCTATTATGACGAAGGAAAATCTCGACACAGTACCTATCAAGAAATGACCGACGAGCTAGTTTCAGCAGCTCAGTCTGGGCTAAAAGTCGTTGCCGCATTCTACGGCCACCCAGGAGTCTTTGCCTGTGTTTCGCATAAGGCAATTGCCAAACTGATAGAGCTCGACATTCCAGCTAAAATGGAAGCGGGTATTTCGGCCGAAGATTGCTTATATGCAGACTTAGCAATAGATCCCGGTAAAAGCGGCTGTATTCACTATGAAGCTAGCCAGTTTATGCTGTATAAAAGAGCCATAGACACTGCAGCCCACTTAATTTTGTGGCAAGTGGGTGTTGCTGGAGATGTGAGCCTAAGCAAATATTCAACAGGTGAAGATTACACACAAATCTTAGTTGAATTGCTATTAACGTACTACCCCGCTGATCATGAAGTCATTCTTTATGAAGCGAGGACTTTACCCACCAGTAAAATGAGAATTGAGAAAATTGACCTTAATTCACTAACCTCTGCCAGATTGAGCATGCAGACAACGTTAGTTATTCCGCCGTGCACGAAACTCATGCCAAATAACGAACTACGCGAAAAATTGAAAAAATTAGACAATCCATCTTTTTTAACTCTAGTCCAATAA
- a CDS encoding GNAT family N-acetyltransferase, with the protein MPSKPVNYCAVDLSASQAFETDRFIIRPMQESERDFFISLHIDENIMKYTGGAVSEKTANAKFNNSIKLNQSEKITFKTWTIVAKENRQAIGIQVLYQPQQVMEPFTREIGIMIAKSSQGRLIPEEAMGALMEYAFSELSITRIIARFSVENIATKRFVKKLGFLFNKQPTSGSYSVYFDKMHWKQSIITLVN; encoded by the coding sequence TTGCCAAGCAAGCCAGTTAACTATTGTGCTGTTGATTTATCGGCTAGCCAAGCGTTTGAAACCGACCGCTTTATCATTCGCCCAATGCAAGAAAGTGAGCGCGACTTCTTTATCAGCCTGCACATCGATGAAAACATCATGAAATACACAGGTGGGGCAGTATCCGAAAAAACAGCCAACGCTAAATTCAACAATTCAATCAAGCTCAATCAGAGCGAAAAAATAACATTCAAAACATGGACGATTGTCGCAAAGGAAAATAGACAAGCTATCGGCATCCAAGTGTTATATCAGCCACAGCAAGTGATGGAACCGTTCACGCGAGAGATTGGCATCATGATCGCCAAAAGCTCGCAAGGTAGGTTAATTCCCGAAGAAGCAATGGGGGCTTTAATGGAATATGCCTTTTCTGAACTTTCAATTACTCGAATTATTGCACGCTTCTCAGTTGAAAATATCGCAACCAAGCGATTCGTTAAAAAGCTCGGATTCCTTTTTAACAAGCAGCCAACCTCAGGAAGTTACAGCGTATATTTTGACAAAATGCACTGGAAGCAGTCGATCATTACCCTTGTCAATTGA
- a CDS encoding tetratricopeptide repeat-containing diguanylate cyclase → MNSFLRIIIILLACNVSLVWGKTQQASIESLLAQAENSRQEKPDVFNDAMEKLDAREMSFTQAQRLQYYVLKAYKQTILGNYDEAEKLLKAVIERSPDDVLKLRATYGLISVFVVKKDWSNGFKYVEKTLEQIKLVKDTPHTLYGILTVVVFYNQIEQYELSLSYLDTIQVGGLTEKNQCFLGQLKIEASQNAQTTSFIELFQLEETIKTCEQANWPVAASVVRAYLAKSHLDRGNPQDAIWTLTPFLADVVATKFSLAIIDFYNTLAQAYYQLDNHQKSTQYADLALKNITHDNTKQTVDAYRQKYQLEFDARNFERALAYYIKFAEADKAYLNDITARNIAFQLAQHQAIQQKNEIALLNNQNELLNNKNELLRAQQSLAISQAENSRLIASLLMAIIALLTFFGYRSWRTQRRLKTLAEYDYLTQVYNRGHFMTLAEETLKLATKAKQTATCIIFDLDKFKKINDKYGHSAGDWALKAAAIATQSCIRENDVFARLGGEEFVILLPGCDTSAACYVAEKCMRAFENIDTQESGHQFKITASFGITTSKISGTDLDTLIADADKALYIAKNSGRNQYRIFEPTS, encoded by the coding sequence GTGAATAGTTTTTTAAGAATAATCATAATTTTACTCGCCTGTAACGTTTCCCTTGTTTGGGGGAAAACGCAACAAGCGAGTATTGAGAGTTTATTAGCGCAAGCGGAGAATTCACGCCAGGAAAAACCTGACGTGTTTAATGATGCAATGGAAAAGCTAGACGCTAGAGAAATGAGCTTCACTCAAGCGCAAAGGCTTCAATATTACGTGTTGAAAGCATACAAACAAACAATTCTTGGTAACTATGACGAGGCTGAAAAACTCTTAAAGGCAGTTATAGAGCGTTCTCCAGATGACGTGCTGAAACTAAGAGCCACTTACGGGCTGATCAGCGTATTTGTCGTAAAAAAAGACTGGAGCAATGGCTTTAAGTACGTCGAAAAAACTCTCGAACAAATTAAGTTAGTCAAAGACACTCCCCACACATTATACGGTATCTTAACCGTTGTTGTTTTTTACAACCAAATTGAACAATACGAACTTTCGTTAAGCTATCTAGACACTATTCAAGTGGGCGGTTTAACTGAAAAAAACCAGTGCTTCTTAGGTCAGCTAAAAATAGAAGCGAGTCAAAATGCACAAACGACGTCTTTTATTGAATTATTTCAGCTAGAAGAAACAATCAAAACCTGTGAGCAGGCAAATTGGCCTGTTGCCGCCTCAGTAGTAAGAGCATACTTAGCTAAGAGTCATCTTGATCGCGGTAACCCACAAGACGCAATCTGGACACTAACGCCTTTTCTTGCGGATGTTGTCGCGACAAAATTTTCTTTAGCGATAATAGATTTTTATAACACGCTAGCACAAGCCTACTACCAGCTTGATAATCATCAAAAAAGTACTCAATACGCCGACTTAGCGCTGAAAAACATTACGCATGACAACACCAAGCAAACCGTTGACGCTTATCGGCAGAAGTACCAACTAGAATTCGACGCGCGAAACTTTGAAAGAGCGCTAGCGTATTACATTAAATTCGCAGAGGCAGACAAAGCCTACCTTAACGACATAACAGCAAGAAATATCGCCTTTCAGCTTGCCCAACATCAAGCGATCCAACAAAAAAACGAAATCGCCTTACTCAATAACCAAAATGAGTTACTCAACAACAAAAATGAATTGTTGCGAGCACAGCAATCACTCGCAATCTCGCAAGCAGAAAATTCGCGGCTAATCGCTTCACTGCTAATGGCGATTATCGCCCTGCTGACGTTCTTTGGTTATCGCTCGTGGCGCACACAACGACGCTTAAAAACACTGGCCGAATACGATTATTTAACGCAGGTATACAATCGCGGACATTTTATGACGCTAGCGGAAGAAACGTTAAAGCTTGCAACAAAAGCCAAACAAACCGCGACTTGCATTATTTTTGACTTAGATAAGTTTAAGAAAATCAATGATAAGTATGGTCATTCCGCAGGCGATTGGGCATTGAAAGCTGCCGCAATTGCCACTCAGTCATGTATTCGCGAGAACGATGTGTTTGCCCGTTTAGGGGGAGAAGAGTTTGTTATTTTATTGCCCGGTTGCGATACCAGTGCCGCGTGTTACGTCGCTGAAAAATGTATGCGTGCCTTTGAAAATATTGATACTCAAGAGTCAGGCCACCAGTTTAAAATCACTGCAAGCTTTGGGATCACCACCAGCAAAATTTCTGGTACCGACCTTGATACGTTAATTGCAGATGCCGATAAAGCACTTTATATCGCGAAAAATTCTGGCCGTAACCAATATCGCATCTTCGAGCCGACCAGCTAA